In Pikeienuella piscinae, the sequence TTCCCGAGGTCGGGCGAGAGCCTCGACGCCGCGGCGCTGGTCTGGTCGAAAGCGCCGGTCATCGTCGGCGCGCATGACACCGGCCCGCTGATCCGCTCGAAAGACGGGTTCTGGCTGGCGATCCCGCTGCCAGCTGCTGGCAAATCCCTGCGCGGCGGCCGCATCACGCCCGGCGAATGGGAACGACGGCGCGGGCTGCGCCTGCGCTTCGTCTATCGCCGCACGGGCCCGAGCTTGCTGGTGGCGGAAGGACGGTTGAATACGAAGGGTCAAGCGGTCGTGTCGCGGTCGAAGACCGGCCGCGGCAAGGTCACCGCGCCGATCTTCCTGCTGGTGCCGCAGGTGAAGCTGCCGAAGCGGCTGGACCTGGCGCGGGATGCGGAGCGCGCAGTGGACGGTGTGCCGGGGCTGATCGTGGCGAGCTGGGTGGAGCAGAGGTTCTGAAGATGACTG encodes:
- a CDS encoding DUF6441 family protein, with amino-acid sequence MKLKLDIDPDIVAMMQAEVTAGESAVTAAMREAGTGLKSAWRLQITGAGLGPRLANSIRSQNFPRSGESLDAAALVWSKAPVIVGAHDTGPLIRSKDGFWLAIPLPAAGKSLRGGRITPGEWERRRGLRLRFVYRRTGPSLLVAEGRLNTKGQAVVSRSKTGRGKVTAPIFLLVPQVKLPKRLDLARDAERAVDGVPGLIVASWVEQRF